The Bradysia coprophila strain Holo2 unplaced genomic scaffold, BU_Bcop_v1 contig_151, whole genome shotgun sequence genome contains a region encoding:
- the LOC119074767 gene encoding oocyte zinc finger protein XlCOF6.1-like produces the protein MKSANSKCGEIFRNEQTGNYVFICFHCAKEFTSPMEIVDHIDSHFKATNGLPANANFEKVKVEEETDDSSFKRDFETSLEATVVLKRLSLPVPTKDMVYESDNNSDGEASTDNPSTTSEDMPGCTRVGTGMFKCDTCGTIISGKSRTREHLDTHANLRLHSCDVCGKCFNIKYALTKHYRLHSQGDEGDGESSKEPEETNNVDDGDEDMEEEEEDDDDDDEDEIIETECYVCGFESDERDVMVSHMKTHEQYTEKKDFVCQLCGMEYSKKSLLTNHMRNHKGNKSVICPVCQRSFFSDAVLATHMKSHVVDKPNKCDICGRSYVKRYALEEHKRTHTGEKPFNCFVCGKAFARRVLLRQHERIHTGETPFKCRYCDFTFTYGASRRAHEKTKHPEM, from the exons ATGAAGTCTGCGAACAGTAAATGTggtgaaatttttcgaaacgaACAGACTGGAAATTATGTATTTATTTGCTTTCACTGCGCCAAGGAATTCACATCGCCCATGGAAATAGTTGATCATATCGACAGCCACTTTAAAGCTACAAACGGACTACCTGCAAACGCCAATTTCGAAAAGGTCAAAGTTGAGGAAGAAACAGACGATTCGTCATTTAAGCGAGATTTTGAAACTTCACTGGAAGCCACGGTTGTACTAAAACGATTGAGTTTACCAGTCCCGACCAAAGACATGGTCTACGAGAGTGATAACAATTCCGATGGGGAAGCAAGCACCGACAATCCATCAACAACATCAGAAGATATGCCTGGATGTACTAGAGTCGGTACGGGCATGTTTAAATGTGATACATGcggaacgataatatcggGAAAATCTAGAACACGTGAACATTTGGACACACACGCCAATTTACGGTTGCATTCGTGTGATGTTTGTGGCAAATGTTTTAACATTAAGTATGCGCTCACCAAGCATTACCGCCTTCATTCACAGGGAGATGAGGGTGACGGTGAATCGAGCAAAGAGCCGGAAGAGACCAATAATGTGGATGATGGCGACGAGGACATGGAAGAGGAGGAGGAAGACgacgacgatgatgatgaagatgagATTATCGAAACGGAATGCTATGTGTGCGGTTTCGAATCGGACGAACGAGATGTGATGGTAAGTCATATGAAGACCCACGAACAGTATACGGAGAAGAAAGATTTCGTTTGTCAATTGTGTGGAATGGAGTACTCAAAAAAGTCCTTACTGACCAATCACATGAGAAACCACAAAGGGAACAAGTCGGTTATCTGTCCGGTGTGTCAACGCTCGTTTTTCTCGGACGCAGTTTTAGCTACTCACATGAAAAGTCACGTAGTTGACAAG CCAAATAAGTGCGACATTTGCGGACGATCCTATGTGAAACGATATGCTTTGGAAGAACACAAACGCACTCATACG GGCGAGAAACcattcaattgttttgtttgCGGCAAAGCGTTTGCTCGACGAGTTTTACTACGACAG CATGAGAGAATCCATACCGGCGAGACTCCGTTCAAGTGCag GTACTGTGATTTTACCTTCACCTACGGCGCCAGTCGACGAGCCCACGAAAAGACTAAGCATCCGGAAATGTAA
- the LOC119074765 gene encoding uncharacterized protein LOC119074765, with translation MKKQFARIKFNSLNLIGVFAFVFGVWLNTVQSQAITNECGTINIPKGLSVEGNQTNKGFWPFAVAIYEIEEQKLFCGGTLISRKHVLTAAHCIHDKSRSLVYLPTDIAVLLGAFVLLAKSDAGLKYVNITEILVHPDWEMFYKTRPDTDVAILVLDNDVALSSDIQLVCLPSDDDPTEITTGFLVGWDLLQQTARHSIINVFNSSDCINENLPLSPFVLPRTFCGGTGQVLPSKKVSGGGFFTSSGSAWVLHGIAMSITNATINSTEQSIVSLMYVAPFKNWIGNVVSQSGGVIGEAIKEKVNLECEFRHLYYGYACVAYGLNVRSKNVVVDKLIGAAKLNKSRVEFIQFHNGTMLYLLDGIGKFFPNLKSVLVGYSDTVSLNTTLMRRSNFQHMENLFEIVIHKSDIETIAVDLLWDLPQLERFHLEGKLKELPERIFEKNVKLKEVYLASNSLVFLPRKLFWNNLHLTWVNLEHNLLTFIEVDFMMLPNIQYVFLAGNNCVNRNLNKTDEENELQDLNENDNSQPVTRVLELQRLIYSNCTFFT, from the exons atgaaaaaacaattcgCGAGAATAAAGTTCAATAGCTTAAATTTGATCGGTGTGTTTGCATTTGTTTTCGGTGTGTGGTTGAATACGGTGCAATCGCAGGCTATAACAAACGAATGTGGAACAATCAATATTCCCAAAGGGCTATCAGTAGAAGGGAATCAAACGAACAAAGGTTTTTGGCCATTCGCAGTTGCTATCTACGAAATTGAAGAACAGAAACTTTTCTGCGGTGGCACTTTAATTTCAAGAAAGCACGTCCTCACAGCTGCACATTGTATCCACGACAAGAGCCGTTCCCTGGTATATTTGCCCACTGATATTGCTGTACTCCTTGGAGCTTTTGTCCTACTGGCTAAATCGGACGCTGGTCTGAAATATGTTAACATAACTGAAATTCTGGTTCATCCCGACTGGGAAATGTTTTATAAAACAAGACCTGATACGGATGTAGCAATTTTAGTGTTAGACAACGACGTGGCATTGTCTAGTGATATTCAATTAGTTTGCTTACCGTCCGATGACGATCCCACTGAAATTACTACTGGATTTTTGGTCGGATGGGATTTGCTACAACAAACTGCAAGACATTCAATCATTAACGTCTTTAACAGTTCAGACTGTATCAACGAAAACCTTCCTCTAAGCCCATTTGTGTTGCCTCGAACTTTCTGTGGTGGAACAGGCCAAGTTTTACCTTCGAAAAAAGTATCTGGTGGCGGATTTTTCACTAGTTCTGGTTCGGCATGGGTACTGCACGGCATTGCTATGTCAATTACAAACGCAACCATTAACTCGACCGAACAATCAATTGTGTCCTTAATGTACGTGGCACCGTTTAAAAATTGGATTGGTAATGTTGTCAGTCAATCTGGAGGAGTGATTGGTGAAGCCATCAAGGAGAAAGTCAATTTGGAATGTGAATTCCGTCATTTGTACTACGG ATATGCTTGTGTTGCCTATGGTTTAAATGTACGCAGTAAAAACGTTGTTGTGGACAAGTTGATTGGGGCTGCGAAATTAAACAAAAGCAGAGtcgaattcattcaatttcataACGGGACGATGCTGTACTTACTAGATGGCATCGGGAAATTCTTCCCGAATTTGAAAAGTGTTTTGGTTGGGTATTCCGACACGGTGTCATTGAATACAACCCTCATGAGGCGATCCAATTTTCAACACATGGAAAATCTCTTCGAAATTGTTATCCACAAAAGTGACATTGAGACGATTGCTGTTGATCTGTTATGGGACCTTCCACAGTTGGAACGATTCCATCTCGaaggaaaattgaaagaattacCAGAGAGAATATTCGAGAAAAATGTTAAGCTGAAGGAAGTGTATCTGGCGTCGAATTCTTTGGTATTTTTACCGCGAAAACTTTTCTGGAATAATTTACATTTGACGTGGGTAAATTTGGAACACAATCTGTTAACGTTTATTGAAGTCGATTTTATGATGTTGCCGAACATTCAGTACGTATTTCTAGCCGGTAACAATTGTGTCAacagaaatttgaataaaacagACGAAGAAAACGAGCTTCAAGATCTAAACGAAAACGACAATTCACAACCAGTTACAAGAGTTTTAGAACTTCAACGATTGATTTACTCAAATTGTACATTCTTCACGTAA